In Tachysurus fulvidraco isolate hzauxx_2018 chromosome 9, HZAU_PFXX_2.0, whole genome shotgun sequence, the sequence CGAGGGTCGTCTCCGGGATTCGCTCATGTTCTGCCTCAGACTCGAGGTAATCCAGTACGTACTGGTCAGCGTCTGTCAGAACGAACTTCCGACTGAAGACTGAGGGATAAAATGAGTTAAAGTCGGTGAGAAGAGATCTGTAGAACATTTATAAAAGGCATCTCGAGTGTCAGTGACGAAACATTTTAGGTTTTAGGTTCATTTACTAATGAATACATTTGAAAAACGAGTGTTTGTTGTTatattgctgtggtgtaagagccGTAACCCTCTGCTACACATCAGTGACTCTGAGTCATTAGGGTTGATTCTCCTGCACATgtgttttattctgtgtgtACAGTTAAAGTCAGAGGTGACTGTTACCCTCCACTGTGGCGCCGATAGCAAAATCGGCTGGTCCGTAGTACTGCGGGTTTTCCACCGTGCTTCCCGGTTTGGGAATGCGCGTCTTCTCCAGGAACTTTCCTCCGATGATGCCGGAGTTGCGTGTGGATTTCTCAAAGATGCTGATCATGTCGTTAGACAGGAAGTAGTGGAGGATGAAGCGACGGCCCTCGTCCTGAGGGTTCTGAGAGTCCTTCAGAAGAAGAGAGACTTTTACTgcttagctgtgtgtgtgtgtgtgtgtgtgtgtgtgtgcgtgtgtatgcgtacacgagtgtgtgtgtgtgcgtatgcatgcatgtgtgtgtgtgtgtgtgctcaccaGCCTAGCAGCATAACGCAGCACTTTGTGGTCATTTTCCAGCAGTTTTATTAGGTCTTTCTTTGGTGGCCCAGGAATCAGAGTCAGACAGTTTTGGAGAGAGTCTTCAAGAGACCCAAAGCCGTTGTACGGTGGGATCAcctgtgtgcaggtgtgtgtgtgcaaaagaaCACATTATGGTTtgacacaaagtgtgtgtgtttgtgtgtgtgtgtttgttttaaaatatacacatcaTCTTTACCTGCTTGCACACTTGCTCAGGCCTTTTCTCAGGAGGGAGGGGCTTGAGCGGGAGGTCAGGGTGGTGCTGCTCGTAGTACTGCTTAGTGAACTCGTCACAATCATACAGCAGGAAGTGCTTTCCCAAAAGCGTCAGCTTCTCCCCGACCCGGAAGTCTTTTGGAGAGTAATACTCAACTTCCTGTGGAGACACTTCGAGAACACAGCTAGGGAACGGCTCTGAGACATACAAAGAGAcaggcaggagagagagagagacagagagagagagagagagagagagagagagagagagagagacagagagagagagagagagagagagagagagagagagagagagagagagagacagagagagagagagagagacagagagagagagacagagacagagagagacagagagacagagagagacagagacagagagagacagagacagagagagacagagacagagacagagagagacagagagagagagagacagagacagagacagagagagggattgCACattatacaggtgtgtgtgttagtgtgcatGCTCATGACTGGATTAGTGTGTGTCTCCGATTCTCAGTGTGTcctgaatgtgagtgtgtgtgtgtgtgtgtatgtgtgtgtgtgtgtgtgtgtgtgtctcagtctcaCTGCAGTCTGGTTTGAAGTTTTTAGGAATCCTCTGTCTTCGCAGCAGGAGAGGAAACGTGTccctgccactgttgggcttgTGCACCTCACTGACCTCCACCGAGTCATCCACCAGATAATACTGTATAGATACAGGCCTCTTTTCATCATGCAGAGAGTCTGAGTCATCCAGCAGAGCAAAGAACCTtagcacctacacacacacacacacacacacacacacacacacacacacacacacacacacacacacacacacatgctgtagtATTCTTACTTTCATATTTCCTCATCAATgtcaattattattaatgtcatcaattattattattattattattattattattattattattattattgttgttgttgttgttgttgttgttgttgttgttgtaactCTTGCTGCTGTCATTACTGCTATAGCTGCTGTTGATGTTGTTGCTAATCTGGTTGTTGATATTTGGAAGGTTTTTTGTGGAAATTTGGATGGATGTGGATCACATTAAGgcctttataaatatatatgagtatttgtgtgtgtgtgtgtgtgtgtgtgtgtgtgtgtgtgtgtgtgtgtgtgtgtgtgtgtgtgtgttataccttGCGGTCCATGGTGAGGAACTGTTTGAGGTTGTCATATTCTGATGGTGTAATGAAAGTGTATTCAGACTGAGCTCTATGGGTAGTGTAGGGGTCACTGGGGGTCGCCTCAGGGTCGTTCAGGACTATCCCCTGACTCTCCATgaactcctacacacacacacacacacacacacacacacacacacacacacacacacacattaaagtaAAAAGTTTGTGTAAGCGCGCAGTGACCTGTGTGATCTGgagtgtgtgtacctgagtgAAGGCGTCGCAGTGTGTGATTCTGTACACGGTTCCGTACACACACAGGTCCATGGCGAGGTTCAGGTCTTTCCAGTTGTAATGTTCTCCACGTTCGTTCTTGGGCAGCCGCTGGCGCTTGAGCAGTTTCCCCTGCGGTATTCCTGAGTTTTCTACCTCTggctccaacacacacatgctgtcaTCCTCCAGGTAGTAAAGTAAGACGACGGGACGCACACGCCAGCACTCCTCTGCCGAGTGCAGAACCTCCTGCCTGAAGTAGCCATAGAAACGCAGAACCTAGAGAGGTGTGAGAGAGGGCAAAGGTCACAAAGTGTTACAGGATCCTGTCATGACTGAATCGTGAACATTAATAAAGCGTCCGTTACCTTCTTGTCGTAGGCGGCGTGGGCCGGGATGAAGTGGAGCGGAGCGGTGTGTGTGGACGTGTCGTATGAGGCGATGGGTTTTTGGATGAAGAGCTGGTTCATCTCGCGATTGAGAAGGTTTTCTGACTTTAAAGGCTGCTGTCCGATCCCCACTTTGGGTCGGATGGGTAGCGCATAGCCGTTCTTATAGGATAAAGTCTGTGCTTTGTGGAAGGCTGACTTCTG encodes:
- the efhc1 gene encoding EF-hand domain-containing protein 1; translation: MSINTTHELPFLPGNTFRDTRKSAFHKAQTLSYKNGYALPIRPKVGIGQQPLKSENLLNREMNQLFIQKPIASYDTSTHTAPLHFIPAHAAYDKKVLRFYGYFRQEVLHSAEECWRVRPVVLLYYLEDDSMCVLEPEVENSGIPQGKLLKRQRLPKNERGEHYNWKDLNLAMDLCVYGTVYRITHCDAFTQEFMESQGIVLNDPEATPSDPYTTHRAQSEYTFITPSEYDNLKQFLTMDRKVLRFFALLDDSDSLHDEKRPVSIQYYLVDDSVEVSEVHKPNSGRDTFPLLLRRQRIPKNFKPDCKPFPSCVLEVSPQEVEYYSPKDFRVGEKLTLLGKHFLLYDCDEFTKQYYEQHHPDLPLKPLPPEKRPEQVCKQVIPPYNGFGSLEDSLQNCLTLIPGPPKKDLIKLLENDHKVLRYAARLDSQNPQDEGRRFILHYFLSNDMISIFEKSTRNSGIIGGKFLEKTRIPKPGSTVENPQYYGPADFAIGATVEVFSRKFVLTDADQYVLDYLESEAEHERIPETTLASVRRALGKKEASSTKPTSG